A region of Vespula vulgaris chromosome 1, iyVesVulg1.1, whole genome shotgun sequence DNA encodes the following proteins:
- the LOC127066693 gene encoding beta-TrCP isoform X2: MTILYDPTRKKEPSMGVSPQYGQEREICMKLFEKWSEPEQVHFVEQLLARMCHYQHGHINAYLKPMLQRDFISLLPKKGLDHVAESILSYLDAESLTAAELVCKEWYRVISEGMLWKKLIERKVRTDSVWRGLAERRGWIQYLFKPRPGESHPNHNFYRNLYPKIVKDIDSIDNNWRMGRFNLQRINCRSENSKGVYCLQYDDQKIVSGLRDNTIKIWDRNTLQCIKVLTGHTGSVLCLQYDDKAIISGSSDSTVRVWDATTGEMVSTLIHHCEAVLHLRFNNGMMVTCSKDRSIAVWDMTSQKEIALRRVLVGHRAAVNVVDFDEKYIVSASGDRTIKVWNTSTCEFVRTLNGHKRGIACLQYRDRLVVSGSSDNTIRLWDIECGACLRVLEGHEELVRCIRFDSKHIVSGAYDGKIKVWDLVAALDPRALANTLCLRTLVEHTGRVFRLQFDEFQIVSSSHDDTILIWDFLNFNPSNGSVSSGPAAPINALAANQSGTRSPSPFE, translated from the exons ATGACGATTCTCTATGATCCCACTCGTAAGAAAGAACCTTCTATGGGTGTATCACCACAGTATGgtcaagaaagagaaatttgtatgaaattatttgaGAAGTGGAGTGAACCAGAACAAGTTCACTTTGTTGAACAATTATTAGCACGTATGTGTCATTATCAACATGGACACATCAATGCATATCTGAAGCCAATGCTTCAAagagattttatttctcttttaccaa aaaaaggaTTAGATCACGTGGCAGAGAGTATTCTTTCATATTTGGACGCCGAATCATTGACAGCTGCAGAATTAGTTTGCAAAGAATGGTATAGAGTTATCAGTGAAGGAATGCTTTggaagaaattaattgaacGTAAAGTCAGGACGGATTCAGTTTGGAGGGGCCTAGCAGAAAGGAGAGGATG GATACAATATCTGTTTAAACCTCGACCAGGAGAGAGTCATCCGAATCATAACTTTTACAGAAATCTTTATCCCAAGATTGTTAAAGATATTGATAGTATAGATAATAATTGGAGAATGGGTAGATTTAACCTTCAAAGAATAAACTGCAGAAGTGAAAATTCAAAGGGTGTTTATTGTCTACAATATGATGACCAAAAAATAGTCTCTGGATTAAGagataatacaattaaaatttggGACAGAAATACATTACAATGCATTAAGGTGTTGACTGGTCACACAGGTTCTGTCCTATGTTTACAATATGACGACAAAGCCATAATATCAGGCTCTTCGGATAGTACAGTAAGAGTGTGGGATGCGACAACAGGTGAGATGGTTAGTACGTTGATACATCATTGCGAAGCAGTATTACATCTCAGATTTAATAATGGTATGATGGTCACTTGCTCGAAG GATCGTTCGATAGCAGTTTGGGACATGACATCACAGAAGGAAATTGCATTGAGAAGAGTACTTGTGGGTCATAGAGCAGCAGTGAATGTAGTTGattttgatgaaaaatatatcgtttctGCTAGTGGTGATAGGACTATTAAAGTATGGAATACATCCACCTGCGAGTTTGTACGAACGTTAAATGGACATAAACGGGGTATAGCGTGTTTGCAATATAGGGATCGCTTAGTCGTGAGTGGCAGCAGTGACAACACTATTAGATTGTGGGACATTGAATGTGGAGCATGTTTACGTGTTTTAGAAGGTCATGAAGAATTGGTCAGATGTATACGATTTGACAGTAAACATATTGTTAGTGGAGCATATGAtgg aaaaattaaagtatGGGATTTGGTAGCTGCATTAGATCCGCGTGCACTTGCAAATACTTTATGTCTGCGTACATTAGTG GAACATACTGGACGTGTATTTCGTCTTCAATTTGACGAATTCCAAATAGTATCATCATCACACGATGATACGATACTAATTTGGGACTTCCTTAATTTTAATCCATCAAATGGATCTGTATCTAGCGGTCCAGCAGCACCAATTAATGCTTTAGCTGCCAACCAATCTGGTACCAGATCTCCTTCTc cATTCGAGTGA
- the LOC127066693 gene encoding beta-TrCP isoform X1: protein METDKIIDDENTNLQFPMTILYDPTRKKEPSMGVSPQYGQEREICMKLFEKWSEPEQVHFVEQLLARMCHYQHGHINAYLKPMLQRDFISLLPKKGLDHVAESILSYLDAESLTAAELVCKEWYRVISEGMLWKKLIERKVRTDSVWRGLAERRGWIQYLFKPRPGESHPNHNFYRNLYPKIVKDIDSIDNNWRMGRFNLQRINCRSENSKGVYCLQYDDQKIVSGLRDNTIKIWDRNTLQCIKVLTGHTGSVLCLQYDDKAIISGSSDSTVRVWDATTGEMVSTLIHHCEAVLHLRFNNGMMVTCSKDRSIAVWDMTSQKEIALRRVLVGHRAAVNVVDFDEKYIVSASGDRTIKVWNTSTCEFVRTLNGHKRGIACLQYRDRLVVSGSSDNTIRLWDIECGACLRVLEGHEELVRCIRFDSKHIVSGAYDGKIKVWDLVAALDPRALANTLCLRTLVEHTGRVFRLQFDEFQIVSSSHDDTILIWDFLNFNPSNGSVSSGPAAPINALAANQSGTRSPSPFE from the exons ATGGAAACGGATAAGATCATCGACGACGAAAATACAAATCTTCAG TTTCCAATGACGATTCTCTATGATCCCACTCGTAAGAAAGAACCTTCTATGGGTGTATCACCACAGTATGgtcaagaaagagaaatttgtatgaaattatttgaGAAGTGGAGTGAACCAGAACAAGTTCACTTTGTTGAACAATTATTAGCACGTATGTGTCATTATCAACATGGACACATCAATGCATATCTGAAGCCAATGCTTCAAagagattttatttctcttttaccaa aaaaaggaTTAGATCACGTGGCAGAGAGTATTCTTTCATATTTGGACGCCGAATCATTGACAGCTGCAGAATTAGTTTGCAAAGAATGGTATAGAGTTATCAGTGAAGGAATGCTTTggaagaaattaattgaacGTAAAGTCAGGACGGATTCAGTTTGGAGGGGCCTAGCAGAAAGGAGAGGATG GATACAATATCTGTTTAAACCTCGACCAGGAGAGAGTCATCCGAATCATAACTTTTACAGAAATCTTTATCCCAAGATTGTTAAAGATATTGATAGTATAGATAATAATTGGAGAATGGGTAGATTTAACCTTCAAAGAATAAACTGCAGAAGTGAAAATTCAAAGGGTGTTTATTGTCTACAATATGATGACCAAAAAATAGTCTCTGGATTAAGagataatacaattaaaatttggGACAGAAATACATTACAATGCATTAAGGTGTTGACTGGTCACACAGGTTCTGTCCTATGTTTACAATATGACGACAAAGCCATAATATCAGGCTCTTCGGATAGTACAGTAAGAGTGTGGGATGCGACAACAGGTGAGATGGTTAGTACGTTGATACATCATTGCGAAGCAGTATTACATCTCAGATTTAATAATGGTATGATGGTCACTTGCTCGAAG GATCGTTCGATAGCAGTTTGGGACATGACATCACAGAAGGAAATTGCATTGAGAAGAGTACTTGTGGGTCATAGAGCAGCAGTGAATGTAGTTGattttgatgaaaaatatatcgtttctGCTAGTGGTGATAGGACTATTAAAGTATGGAATACATCCACCTGCGAGTTTGTACGAACGTTAAATGGACATAAACGGGGTATAGCGTGTTTGCAATATAGGGATCGCTTAGTCGTGAGTGGCAGCAGTGACAACACTATTAGATTGTGGGACATTGAATGTGGAGCATGTTTACGTGTTTTAGAAGGTCATGAAGAATTGGTCAGATGTATACGATTTGACAGTAAACATATTGTTAGTGGAGCATATGAtgg aaaaattaaagtatGGGATTTGGTAGCTGCATTAGATCCGCGTGCACTTGCAAATACTTTATGTCTGCGTACATTAGTG GAACATACTGGACGTGTATTTCGTCTTCAATTTGACGAATTCCAAATAGTATCATCATCACACGATGATACGATACTAATTTGGGACTTCCTTAATTTTAATCCATCAAATGGATCTGTATCTAGCGGTCCAGCAGCACCAATTAATGCTTTAGCTGCCAACCAATCTGGTACCAGATCTCCTTCTc cATTCGAGTGA
- the LOC127066721 gene encoding phospholipid phosphatase 5 translates to MLIVRLFGIEFSASFCFDVLLRIILALLFLELEQAEPFTRKIHEDELWLYKNPQTDSYVPTTVLWPLVFLMPVVVILFSFIINKDRIDFSQALLCVTLALGFNGLITDIIKLIVGRPRPDFFWRCFPDGQMNSEFKCTGNPITIRDGKKSFPSGHSSFAFASFGFVALYLAGKLHTFSLTGKAQSWKLCFFILPICIALVIALSRTCDYHHHWQDIVAGGIIGSCLTYICYRHYYPPLDSQMCHKPYAAFTMQLQLENIKNNKSEQIKWI, encoded by the exons ATGCTTATTGTACGTCTTTTCGGCATAGAATTTTCAGCGAGTTTTTGCTTTGACGTTTTGTTACGAATCATTCTGGCATTATTGTTTCT agAACTGGAACAAGCAGAGCCATTTACTAGAAAAATACACGAAGATGAATTATggttatataaaaatccaCAAACAGATTCCTATGTTCCAACTACAGTATTATGG cCTCTTGTATTCTTGATGCCAGTTGTtgtgatattattttcatttataatcaataaagATAGAATTGATTTTTCTCAAGCTCTGTTATGTGTAACATTAGCTTTGGGATTTAATGGTTTAATTACAGATATTATAAAGCTTATAGTTG GACGACCAAGGCCAGATTTTTTTTGGCGATGTTTTCCAGATGGGCAAATGAATTCTGAATTTAAATGTACGGGAAATCCAATTACTATTAGAGATGGAAAAAAATCATTCCCGAGTGGACATTCCTCat TTGCATTTGCAAGCTTTGGTTTCGTGGCACTATATTTAGCAGGAAAACTTCACACATTCAGCTTAACAGGCAAAGCCCAATCTTGGAAACTgtgtttctttattcttccaATTTGTATCGCTCTTGTTATTGCATTAAGTCGTACTTgtgattatcatcatcattggcaag atattgTAGCTGGTGGAATTATAGGATCTTGtttaacatacatatgttataGACATTACTATCCACCATTAGATTCTCAAATGTGTCATAAACCATATGCAGCATTCACTATGCAATTGCAACtggagaatattaaaaataacaaaagtgAACAGATCAAatggatataa
- the LOC127066651 gene encoding KAT8 regulatory NSL complex subunit 3 yields the protein MSSGLVSSTSLGSYELPSPLGDTVEDNSNKFTTYLHQLAGINEMEVDVILKDHSYARPWNWKPENIYVKPIKKLFFPKINSIIQDEEVDVEKTDDEQLVPPLDLTRTRHVMDEFQRLANFARPDDNDDWEEKIDKSMWTSLQSRIFTKVVRILNSERLARLAKSNATVEPIFRRTSVNTTARRFRETLASAGWDWRLTQWLHSLLFDHLSQEYLAIYLDILQTLRLKIPQLVDKMITVQPNINAKNGSITWETLGSLLKRTWDPIAPTLNNNRLKKLPGNPILIIAPSSIGSSISSRQHKWITQLGALGMVVNVHTHIGLAANRMTMMVCIDQLIQAMRAKIQDIKSDCPGRPIILVGFNTGAALACQVAQMEHVTAVICLGFPFSTVEGKRGSPDDTLLDIRCPVMFIIGQNASLVRPDDLEDLREKMLVETSLVVIGTADDYLRISTAKKISEGITQSMVDRCILEEIGDFVGSILLQPHPLPLRSISVTNCENKSNKKESRKRRNSTSSSVESEPNSPTLKISRPNTPVSTVSIGSSTSLTQVTRTGSFSTQPTLVTVTGQHINQSSTIRRKSRIISNPKAQFVEHLITSRVPAQKTTNSTSGGITLNIGSLASLAPIGPIRLGSSVDHTNTVKAINTSKSSITSNKIPKIISSNIPLQNVPKMKAIVSTNKTFSKVISSNYRHTNIIDKNGDTKLINVLTTGNQSRINSLSTAGHSKSTNGEVSGTLSTLLHNGKSSATTINGSPSSRISLNSSILLTPNISSTTNTAVTTSTVTKAMENRESSNSSQHVALNPTHIWDIPKISQLSSQTVSVSTNKDSISTLAGNSTAINENIQNTRTTSSSVTAPFSFHKTGNSVAMPSQLKLSHNVTKIMPKITLNTNNLQRIQKGRSQTALKKNIVSDIDDDLGNILDIPIIFAKDDDSLNNVEKVYTSQTADSKEKYVPKFSNTTKVVLISNKHDKLQHTSNKFVTPTTQTIICPNVPVQNMNHVILQTQSQNSVIKAKSRLGLPTQSRSNQPTIKYTKIILAKRNNTQSSQVDKNEQVLLSKTSQRLNKPKVCIFEKNDHKYAPPQIKYQENNTNDVIEIEDAIKTNIIERKYVTIPEIDLTSPTKCNERETSNENKVKFENKEHTERATLNSTTGLET from the exons atgtcatCTGGATTGGTTTCTTCTACTTCACTAGGTAGCTATGAGCTACCAAGTCCATTAGGAGATACAGTGGaagataattctaataaatttacaaCATATTTGCATCAACTTGCTGGAATTAATGAAATGGAGGTTGATGTGATACTTAAGGATCATTCTTATGCTCGTCCATGGAATTGGAAAccagaaaatatttatgttaaaccaataaaaaaattattttttccaaaaattaattcaatcat ACAAGATGAAGAGGTTGATGTAGAAAAAACTGATGATGAACAACTAGTTCCACCTTTAGATTTAACAAGAACGCGACATGTTATGGATGAATTCCAGCGATTAGCAAATTTTGCAAGACCAGATGATAATGACGActgggaagaaaaaatagacaaGTCAATGTGGACATCTTTACAAAGCCGCATATTTACTAAAGTCGTTAGAATATTGAATTCTGAACGACTTGCAAGATTAGCAAAGTCAAATGCTACGGTAGAGCCAATTTTTCGCCGTACATCAGTAAATACTACAGCAAGAAGATTTAGAGAAACTTTAGCATCAGCTGGTTGGGATTGGAGACTAACTCAGTGGTTACATAGTTTATTATTTGATCATCTTTCTCAAGAGTACTTAGCTATTTATCTTGATATTTTACAAACATTGAGACTAAAAATTCCGCAACTTGTGGATAAAATGATAACAGTACAGCCAAATATTAATGCAAAAAATGGCTCAATAACATGGGAAACTCTTGGTTCTCTATTAAAACGAACTTGGGATCCAATTGCTCctacattaaataataacaggctt AAAAAACTCCCGGGAAATCCGATTTTAATAATAGCTCCATCCAGTATTGGTTCCAGTATTTCTTCTCGTCAACATAAATGGATTACACAGTTAGGAGCATTAGGAATGGTAGTTAATGTGCATACACATATAGGATTAGCAGCTAACAGAATGACAATGATGGTATGCATTGATCAACTAATTCAAGCTATGCGAGCTAAAATACAGGATATTAAAAGTGACTGCCCTGGTAGACCAATAATTCTTGTTGGTTTCAATACTGGAGCAGCTTTGGCTTGTCag gTGGCACAAATGGAACATGTAACTGCAGTAATTTGCCttggttttcctttttctactgTCGAGGGAAAACGAGGTTCACCCGATGATACGTTACTAGATATTCGTTGTCCTGTTATGTTTATTATAGGACAAAATGCTTCTTTGGTAAGACCTGATGATTTAGAAGATCTTCGTGAAAAAATGTTAGTTGAAACAAGTTTGGTAGTGATTGGAACTGCAGATGATTATCTACGAATATCGACTGCTAAGAAAATATCAGAGGGTATTACACAAAGCATGGTAGATAGATGTATTTTAGAAGAAATAGGCGATTTTGTGGGAAGTATTCTTTTACAGCCACATCCTTTACCTTTGAGATCTATATCAGTAACaaattgtgaaaataaaagtaacaaaaaggaaagtcgtaaaagaagaaattctacCAGTAGCTCTGTTGAGAGTGAACCAAATTCTCctactttaaaaatatctcgacCAAATACACCAGTTTCTACAGTATCTATTGGATCTAGTACATCTTTGACTCAAGTGACAAGAACTGGATCTTTTAGTACTCAACCAACTCTAGTCACAGTGACTGGTCAACATATTAATCAAAGTTCAACAATAAGACGTAAATCGCGTATTATTAGTAATCCAAAAGCACAATTTGTAGAACATTTGATAACTTCTAGAGTACCTGCACAG AAAACTACAAATTCAACAAGTGGTGGTATAACTTTAAACATTGGTTCTTTAGCAAGTCTAGCACCAATTGGACCAATACGTTTAGGTTCATCCGTTGATCACACTAATACAGTTAAAGCAATTAATACATCCAAATCTTCAATTACATCAAATAAAATTCCTAAAATTATATCATCGAATATACCACTTCAGAATGTTCCTAAAATGAAAGCTATTGTTTCGACAAacaaaactttttcaaaagtaATATCAAGTAATTATAGACACACTAAtatcatcgataaaaatgGTGATACAAAACTGATAAATGTCTTGACAACAGGAAATCAGTCAAGGATAAATTCTTTAAGTACTGcag GGCACAGTAAATCTACCAATGGAGAAGTGAGTGGAACATTGTCGACATTGTTGCACAATGGAAAAAGTTCTGCTACTACAATAAATGGTTCTCCTTCTTCCCGTATATCTTTAAATTCAAGTATATTGTTAACACCTAACATCTCTTCGACAACTAATACAGCAGTTACAACATCAACTGTTACAAAAG CAATGGAAAACAGAGAATCCTCCAACAGTTCTCAACATGTGGCCCTTAATCCTACTCATATATGGGACATACCTAAGATCTCACAGTTATCATCACAAACAGTTTCAGTTTCTACGAACAAAGATTCTATAAGTACATTAGCTGGAAATAGTACtgcaattaatgaaaatatccaAAATACCAGAACTACATCTTCATCTGTAACAGCTCCATTTAGCTTTCATAAAACTGGAAATAGTGTAGCTATGCCTAGCCAATTAAAATTGTCTCATAATGTTACAAAAATAATGCCAAAAATTACACTGAATACAAATAACTTACAAAGAATCCAGAAAGGAAGATCGCAGACAGcactaaagaaaaatattgttagtGATATAGATGATGATTTGGGAAATATATTAGACATACCAATAATATTTGCAAAGGATGATGATAGTTTAAACAATGTTGAAAAAGTATACACATCTCAAACTGCagattctaaagaaaaatatgtacctAAATTTAGTAATACTACAAAAGTTGTTCTTATAAGTAACAAGCATGATAAACTTCAGCATActtctaataaatttgtaactCCTACAACACAAACTATTATATGCCCCAATGTTCCTGTGCAAAATATGAACCACGTAATATTGCAAACACAATCACAAAATTCAGTAATAAAGGCAAAAAGTAGACTTGGATTACCTACACAGAGTCGTTCGAATCAACCTACTATTAAGTAcactaaaattattttagcaaaaagaaataatacacaATCTTCTCAAgttgataaaaatgaacaagTTTTACTATCAAAAACTTCTCAGAGATTAAATAAACCAAAAGTatgtatttttgaaaaaaatgatcataAATATGCTCCAcctcaaataaaatatcaagaaaataataccaATGATGTAATTGAAATTGAGGAtgcaataaaaacaaatattatagagagaaaatatgttaCAATACCTGAAATCGATCTCACATCTCCAACTAAATGcaatgaaagagaaacttcgaatgaaaataaagtaaaatttgaaaataaagaacataCTGAACGTGCTACATTGAATAGTACTACAGGACTGGAAACATAA
- the LOC127066710 gene encoding crossover junction endonuclease EME1, protein MSEVIILSDSNESDSLMNTPINEKIGNSQQDSVSDEFDFPEVQFDYISNKNNITDTNKPCQRQYDINNSKSLNVISNVETSNEIFTSAFSRKRFYTHDMSDSFESDQYEKNIYTSQQLIKEPIKKSKNKLKEERLKRQENLIKEKTLKAITAKKLKNIRPGECMKFMKVILDKYIKEYNFYPEILVTLKDTNVSYNFISQLIPKSITWERSIEKDSIDENNKIYTEINKQTEKYIIVIWNWNEVVEKLMDDSFCTSISYIRTLLPDYNMTLVIFGIQEYFLYYKKKNKLKNNKGSGSKSSNETKDFKIYKESPEISKQQLEVCLAEIQIINKCNSRLIENAADLALMIYQYTKAIAEIPYKLEKKQHFDKEYNWYIAGDNKDTVRVDKDGNGLKRLWQQQLCQFNLSSLEIAEAICSVYKSPAQLVEAYMNCTSADGSKLLKDLPIRRAVGPLTTTRRVGPELSKKVHIMFTSENGDVFLGNND, encoded by the exons atgtcagaAGTAATTATATTAAGTGATTCGAACGAATCAGATTCGTTGATGAATACTccaattaatgaaaaaataggaaattcTCAACAAGACTCTGTGTCTGATGAGTTTGATTTTCCTGAAGTTCAGTTTgattatattagtaataaaaataatattactgaTACAAACAAACCATGTCAAAGacaatacgatataaataattctaaatcATTGAATGTTATTTCAAATGTTGAAACTAGTAATGAGATATTTACAAGTGCATTTTCTAGAAAGAGATTTTATACTCATGATATGTCTGATTCTTTTGAATCTGatcaatatgaaaaaaatatttacactaGTCAACAATTGATTAAAgaaccaataaaaaaaagtaaaaataaattgaaagaagaacGTCTTAAAAGACAAGAGaacttaataaaagaaaaaacattaaaagcAATAACagctaaaaaattaaaaaatattagaccAGGTGAATgtatgaaatttatgaaagtaattttagataaatatataaaagaatataatttttatccagAAATTCTAGTAACATTAAAGGATACAAATgtatcatataattttatttcacaatTAATTCCTAAAAGTATAACTTGGGAGAGaagtatagaaaaagatagcatagatgaaaataataaaatatacacagAAATTAATAAGCAaactgaaaaatatataattgttatttggAATTGGAATGAGGTagtagaaaaattaatggaTGATAGTTTTTGTACAAGTATTTCTTACATAAGGACTTTATTGCCAGATTATAATATGACCTTAGTTATTTTTGGTATACAAGAATACTTtctatattataagaaaaagaataaattaaaaaataataagggTTCAGGAAGTAAGTCATCTAATGAGACTAAAgactttaaaatatataaggaaTCTCCAGAAATTTCAAAACAACAACTAGAAGTGTGTCTTGCtgaaattcaaataattaataaatgtaacaGTAGACTTATTGAAAATGCAGCCGACTTAGCATTAATGATTTATCAATATACCAAAGCTATTGCTGAAATAccatataaattagaaaagaaacaacattTTGACAAAGAATATAATTGGTACATAGCAGGAGACAATAAAGACACAGTACGAGTAGATAAAGATGGAAATGGATTGAAAAGATTATGGCAGCAACAACTTTGCCAATTTAATTTGAGTAGCTTAGAAATTGCAGAAGCAATTTGTTCTGTATATAAAAGTCCAGCTCAATTAGTTGAG GCTTATATGAATTGTACATCTGCAGATGGTagcaaattattaaaagatcttcct attagAAGAGCAGTAGGACCCCTTACAACAACCAGGCGAGTTGGTCCTGAATTAAGTAAAAAAGTTCATATCATGTTTACTTCTGAAAATGGTGATGTTTTTCTTGGTAATAATgattaa
- the LOC127066733 gene encoding BCL2/adenovirus E1B 19 kDa protein-interacting protein 3: MSSSVKFTSDELLGESWVEVNPISAERRTPLPFSSGGEEYLRLLREAQRDSTQSSARHSLASSRRDTPRDSPKSPPNSPNTELSTEDELKGVYINYSCNKEGEILDKSMDWIYEWSSRPDQAPPKDWKFKHPLGMTKRKTYSIRTAKVGKNGLFSKEVLYTLILTNVLSLLIGTGLGVWLTRRGLMLSRVAIE; this comes from the exons aATCATGGGTAGAAGTGAATCCGATATCTGCTGAAAGGCGAACACCTTTGCCATTCAGCAGTGGTGGCGAGGAATATCTAAGACTCCTGAGGGAAGCACAGAGAGATTCAACGCAATCGTCTGCTAGGCATTCTTTAGCATCCTCACGTCGAGATACTCCGAGAGACAg CCCAAAAAGTCCACCTAACAGCCCAAACACGGAACTCTCTACCGAAGATGAGCTCAAAGGGGTCTACATAAATTACAGCTGCAACAAG gAAGGCGAAATCCTAGACAAAAGTATGGATTGGATTTACGAATGGAGCTCACGTCCTGACCAGGCACCACCGAA GGACTGGAAATTTAAGCATCCTCTTGGTATGACTAAGAGAAAAACTTACAGCATTCGTACTGCAAAAGTTGGTAAAAATGGATTGTTTTCTAAAGAAGTACTTTATACTTTAATCCTCACGAATGTTTTGTCCTTATTAATTGGAACTGGTCTTGG gGTTTGGCTTACCAGGCGAGGTCTAATGCTGTCCCGTGTTGCCATTGAGTGA